The Corynebacterium suranareeae genome window below encodes:
- the mptB gene encoding polyprenol phosphomannose-dependent alpha 1,6 mannosyltransferase MptB encodes MTKDEQTQPNSSAPENQKWFSRAPRPLRQIFDTLPRIGTAGSRSATLHEEDQVPLSTTLLDVATGANSINERDFDAAGLEHEKIRRFAWLRFIGTMGALMIAFGALGAGALPVVNNPYVDFPGGNFMGRMLQTSSMVVLIGVGFLVLAWVLMAPLVGIPFKRSASRVSSVSLSMLRRTFGAWVAPIMLTAPLFTQDIYSYLAQGSVTAQGMDAYAGGPLELLGPDNHLARSVPFIWAQSPSPYGPVALSIAASISVITNDSIVGGVFAHRIASLLGVIAAGWAITMLARRCRVSEEASFYLGVLNPLLILHLIGGIHNESILLGFLLVGLELGLRGTDRIQLGLWGSAWSYIALSGVLITCAGLVKVTGFIGLGFVGMALARAFYAREHRHIVSLAIAALTQIALLVITVAVLSLLTGISLGWITGQGGAATIRSWMSMTTNIGVISGFIGMNLGLGDHTAAMLVVSRFVGVAVAAAFMVRMLFATYRGHIHAVGALGVSTFVMVILFPVVHPWYMLWAIVPLAPWANRLFFQLGVIAYSTAFSFFVLPRGLALPASTIFTIYSGAALGFTTLLLLGWWGFRRYTTFGLH; translated from the coding sequence GTGACGAAGGACGAGCAAACTCAACCCAATTCCAGCGCCCCCGAAAACCAAAAATGGTTCTCCAGGGCGCCTCGTCCCCTACGCCAAATCTTTGACACCCTGCCGCGCATCGGCACCGCTGGTTCACGCTCAGCCACGCTGCATGAAGAAGATCAGGTGCCACTAAGCACCACGCTTCTCGACGTCGCAACCGGCGCGAACTCAATCAACGAGCGCGACTTCGACGCCGCCGGCCTTGAGCATGAAAAGATTCGACGTTTTGCTTGGCTTCGCTTCATCGGAACAATGGGCGCACTGATGATTGCTTTCGGCGCACTTGGCGCCGGCGCCCTACCGGTAGTGAACAACCCTTACGTGGATTTTCCTGGCGGCAATTTCATGGGAAGGATGCTTCAAACTTCATCCATGGTCGTACTCATTGGAGTCGGGTTTTTAGTCTTAGCTTGGGTGTTGATGGCTCCACTAGTGGGCATCCCTTTTAAACGCAGCGCGTCCAGAGTCAGTAGCGTTAGCTTGTCCATGCTCCGACGAACCTTCGGTGCATGGGTTGCCCCCATCATGCTTACTGCACCGCTATTTACTCAAGATATCTATTCCTACCTGGCACAAGGTTCTGTTACAGCACAAGGAATGGATGCCTACGCCGGTGGACCACTGGAATTATTAGGCCCCGATAATCATTTGGCACGATCCGTGCCCTTTATTTGGGCCCAGTCCCCGTCGCCCTACGGCCCTGTTGCGCTGAGCATCGCGGCGTCGATAAGCGTTATTACTAATGACAGCATCGTAGGTGGCGTCTTTGCCCACCGAATTGCCTCGCTGCTGGGTGTGATTGCTGCTGGTTGGGCTATCACGATGCTTGCGCGACGCTGTCGAGTATCCGAAGAAGCGTCCTTTTATTTAGGTGTGCTCAACCCTTTGCTGATTCTGCATCTAATTGGCGGCATTCACAACGAATCCATTTTGCTGGGCTTTTTGCTCGTGGGTTTGGAACTGGGGCTGCGTGGCACGGATCGCATACAGCTCGGCTTATGGGGATCAGCATGGAGCTACATTGCACTTAGTGGAGTACTAATTACCTGCGCAGGTTTAGTTAAGGTCACTGGCTTCATTGGTCTCGGCTTTGTGGGCATGGCGCTTGCTCGAGCTTTTTATGCGCGCGAACACCGTCATATTGTGTCCCTCGCCATCGCAGCCCTGACCCAGATCGCACTCCTTGTTATTACAGTCGCCGTACTTAGCCTCTTAACGGGCATCAGCCTGGGATGGATTACCGGCCAAGGTGGAGCCGCAACGATTCGAAGCTGGATGTCAATGACGACCAACATTGGTGTGATCTCAGGTTTCATCGGAATGAATCTAGGTTTAGGAGATCATACTGCCGCCATGCTTGTGGTCTCCCGCTTCGTGGGGGTTGCCGTTGCGGCAGCCTTTATGGTTCGTATGCTTTTTGCCACATACCGGGGCCATATTCATGCCGTTGGCGCTTTAGGTGTTTCCACATTTGTCATGGTGATTTTATTTCCCGTGGTTCACCCTTGGTACATGTTGTGGGCAATCGTTCCCCTCGCACCCTGGGCAAATAGGCTGTTCTTCCAGCTAGGCGTAATCGCTTACTCCACCGCTTTCAGCTTCTTTGTGCTTCCCCGCGGCCTCGCGCTACCCGCAAGTACAATCTTCACAATCTACTCCGGTGCAGCGTTAGGATTTACCACATTACTGCTGCTCGGATGGTGGGGTTTCAGAAGATATACAACCTTTGGTTTACACTAA
- a CDS encoding ABC transporter ATP-binding protein, whose translation MTTDFSASSSNFGATEGTLDALTPLDATPPNDAAIVVNNVVKRFGTKEAVAGISFEVRRGQVLALLGPNGAGKTTTIEMCEGFTTPTSGTIRVLGIDPAAQPDQVRRRIGIMLQGGGSYSGIRVFEMLKLAASYNDNPHDPEWLLDLVGLREQRKTTYRRLSGGQQQRLSLALALIGRPEIVFLDEPTAGMDAQSRNMVWELVNDLRRDGVTIVLTTHLMDEAEALADHVIIVSDGQILASGTPDELTAQRDHKEINVSIETTTPLNLEQFEADLSDSGIKGVSARANRPMHYSLRTQQTTPESLANIAQAVARQNVMIRSLDTGHRSLEDVFLDITGKELRS comes from the coding sequence GTGACTACTGATTTTTCGGCCTCTAGCTCTAATTTTGGAGCCACAGAAGGCACCCTTGATGCTTTGACCCCCTTGGACGCCACACCCCCGAACGATGCAGCAATCGTGGTAAACAACGTGGTGAAAAGATTTGGCACCAAGGAAGCAGTAGCCGGAATTTCCTTCGAAGTACGCCGCGGCCAAGTTTTAGCCCTACTTGGTCCAAACGGCGCTGGTAAAACCACCACCATTGAAATGTGTGAAGGATTTACCACCCCAACCTCAGGAACCATCAGGGTTTTAGGCATTGACCCTGCAGCCCAACCAGATCAGGTACGCCGGCGCATTGGCATCATGCTGCAAGGTGGTGGCTCTTACAGCGGTATTCGCGTGTTTGAAATGCTGAAACTCGCAGCTTCTTACAACGACAACCCTCATGATCCAGAGTGGCTCCTAGACCTGGTGGGATTGCGTGAACAGCGCAAAACCACCTACCGCCGACTTTCGGGTGGACAACAACAACGCCTTTCCCTTGCCTTAGCCCTAATTGGACGTCCAGAAATTGTCTTCTTGGATGAGCCCACCGCAGGCATGGATGCACAATCCCGCAACATGGTGTGGGAGTTAGTCAATGACCTTCGGCGCGACGGCGTAACCATTGTTTTAACCACCCACTTGATGGATGAAGCCGAAGCACTTGCCGATCACGTAATTATCGTTTCCGATGGACAAATACTTGCCAGCGGCACCCCTGATGAGCTCACAGCTCAAAGGGACCACAAGGAAATTAACGTATCAATTGAAACCACCACCCCGCTTAATCTTGAACAGTTCGAGGCAGATTTAAGTGATAGCGGAATAAAAGGGGTAAGCGCTCGGGCAAACCGGCCAATGCACTATTCCCTGAGGACACAGCAGACCACACCTGAATCACTAGCAAATATCGCTCAAGCTGTAGCTCGTCAAAATGTCATGATTCGTTCATTAGATACCGGTCACAGGTCTTTGGAAGATGTCTTCCTAGACATCACAGGAAAAGAACTTAGGAGTTAA
- the sufD gene encoding Fe-S cluster assembly protein SufD, translated as MTEVATVKAATPHNTKGDLFTSFNVEDFEIPRGRDEVWRFISLRRLRGLHNGEFAPATTSDVSVEIPADAEGASHEVVAKDDARLGRAGAPVDRVAAQAWTSMEQGNVVTFAKNTHNPSPVTITVTGKGEGVTSFGAISVEVEDGADAIVALQYVGSGTHADNVEFIVGDNARLTVITDTHWNDDAVHLSNQLAKLGRDATLRHTVATFGGEVVRIVPRVRFTAPGGDAEMLGVYFADDGQYFEQRLLVDHAVPNCRSNVLYKGALQGDKNSEKPDARTCWVGDVLIRSNAHGTDTYEANRSLVLTEGARADAIPNLEIETGQIVGAGHAATVGRFDDEHVFYLQARGIPAEEARRLIVRGFFNEVINKVPVESIREELENRVTSELAVLGM; from the coding sequence ATGACTGAAGTAGCAACCGTAAAGGCCGCAACCCCACACAACACAAAGGGCGACCTTTTCACCTCATTTAATGTTGAGGATTTTGAGATCCCACGCGGACGCGACGAAGTTTGGCGCTTTATCTCCTTGCGTCGTCTTCGTGGACTCCACAACGGCGAGTTCGCACCTGCAACCACCTCTGACGTTTCTGTAGAGATCCCAGCAGATGCAGAAGGCGCAAGCCACGAAGTCGTTGCCAAAGATGATGCCCGTCTCGGTCGCGCTGGTGCTCCAGTAGACCGAGTCGCAGCTCAGGCCTGGACTTCCATGGAACAGGGCAATGTTGTCACCTTCGCTAAGAACACCCACAACCCTTCACCAGTCACTATCACTGTTACTGGTAAGGGAGAGGGCGTAACCTCCTTCGGTGCAATCTCCGTTGAGGTTGAAGACGGCGCAGATGCCATCGTTGCACTGCAGTACGTTGGATCCGGAACCCATGCGGACAACGTGGAATTCATCGTGGGCGACAACGCACGCCTCACCGTCATCACCGACACCCACTGGAATGACGATGCTGTTCACTTGAGCAACCAGCTTGCCAAGCTGGGTCGTGATGCAACTTTGCGCCACACCGTAGCTACCTTCGGTGGTGAAGTAGTCCGCATCGTTCCACGTGTTCGCTTCACTGCACCAGGTGGAGACGCAGAAATGCTTGGTGTGTACTTCGCTGATGATGGACAGTACTTCGAGCAGCGTTTGCTGGTTGATCACGCTGTTCCAAACTGTCGCTCCAACGTTTTATACAAGGGTGCACTTCAGGGCGATAAGAACTCCGAGAAGCCAGATGCTCGTACCTGCTGGGTCGGTGACGTTCTCATTCGCTCCAACGCGCATGGCACCGACACCTATGAAGCCAACCGCTCACTCGTTTTGACTGAGGGCGCACGAGCAGATGCCATTCCAAACCTTGAGATTGAAACCGGCCAGATCGTTGGTGCAGGACACGCAGCAACCGTTGGTCGTTTCGACGACGAGCACGTGTTCTACCTCCAGGCTCGTGGTATCCCAGCTGAAGAAGCACGTCGCCTGATCGTTCGCGGTTTCTTCAACGAGGTCATCAACAAAGTTCCAGTTGAATCCATCCGTGAGGAATTGGAAAACCGAGTCACCTCAGAACTCGCAGTTCTTGGCATGTAA
- the sufB gene encoding Fe-S cluster assembly protein SufB: MTSATTNPGVNEPLTDDQIIESIGPYNYGWHDSDVAGASAQRGLSEAVVRDISAKKNEPEWMLQQRLKALSIFDKKPIPTWGADLSGIDFDNIKYFVRSTEKQAQSWEDLPEDIKNTYDKLGIPEAEKQRLVAGVAAQYESEVVYHQIREDLEQKGVIFLDTDTALKEHPEIFQEYFGTVIPAGDNKFSALNSAVWSGGSFIYVPKGVHVDIPLQAYFRINTENMGQFERTLIIVDEDAYVHYVEGCTAPIYKSDSLHSAVVEIIVKKGGRCRYTTIQNWSNNVYNLVTKRTKVEEGGTMEWVDGNIGSKVTMKYPAVWMTGPHAKGEVLSVAFAGEGQFQDTGAKMTHMAPYTSSNIVSKSVARGGGRAAYRGLVQINANAHHSTSNVECDALLVDDISRSDTYPYNDIRNDHVSLGHEATVSQVSEEQLFYLMSRGLAEEEAMAMIVRGFVEPIAKELPMEYALELNRLIELQMEGSVG, translated from the coding sequence ATGACTTCGGCAACAACGAACCCAGGGGTTAACGAACCCTTGACCGATGACCAAATCATTGAGTCTATTGGACCGTACAACTACGGATGGCACGATTCTGACGTCGCTGGCGCATCAGCACAGCGTGGTCTCAGCGAGGCTGTCGTACGCGACATCTCCGCAAAGAAGAACGAGCCAGAATGGATGCTTCAGCAGCGCCTCAAGGCCTTGAGCATTTTTGATAAGAAGCCAATTCCAACCTGGGGTGCTGACCTTTCAGGCATTGACTTTGACAATATTAAATACTTCGTCCGCTCCACCGAGAAGCAGGCACAGTCCTGGGAGGATCTCCCAGAAGACATCAAGAACACCTACGACAAGCTAGGTATTCCTGAGGCTGAAAAGCAGCGTCTCGTTGCAGGTGTTGCAGCTCAGTACGAGTCTGAGGTTGTCTACCACCAGATCCGCGAGGACCTGGAGCAAAAGGGCGTTATCTTCCTGGATACCGATACTGCGCTGAAGGAGCACCCGGAGATCTTCCAGGAGTACTTCGGCACTGTTATCCCTGCTGGTGACAACAAGTTCTCCGCACTCAACTCAGCTGTTTGGTCTGGTGGGTCTTTCATCTACGTGCCAAAGGGTGTCCACGTTGACATTCCTCTGCAGGCTTACTTCCGCATCAACACTGAGAACATGGGTCAGTTCGAACGCACCCTGATCATCGTTGATGAGGACGCCTACGTTCACTACGTTGAGGGCTGTACTGCACCTATTTACAAGTCCGACTCCCTGCACTCCGCAGTCGTTGAGATCATCGTGAAGAAGGGTGGACGCTGCCGCTACACCACCATTCAGAACTGGTCCAACAACGTCTACAACCTGGTGACCAAGCGCACCAAGGTTGAAGAAGGCGGAACCATGGAATGGGTCGATGGCAACATCGGCTCCAAGGTCACCATGAAGTACCCAGCTGTCTGGATGACTGGCCCACACGCAAAGGGCGAGGTTCTTTCCGTTGCCTTCGCAGGTGAGGGACAGTTCCAAGACACCGGCGCCAAGATGACCCACATGGCTCCATACACTTCCTCCAACATTGTGTCCAAGTCTGTGGCACGTGGCGGCGGACGCGCAGCATACCGTGGTCTAGTCCAGATCAACGCTAACGCTCACCACTCAACTTCCAACGTTGAATGTGATGCACTGCTGGTCGATGACATCTCCCGTTCAGACACCTACCCATACAACGACATCCGCAACGATCACGTGTCCCTTGGCCACGAGGCAACTGTGTCCCAGGTTTCTGAAGAGCAGCTGTTCTACCTCATGAGCCGTGGACTAGCGGAAGAAGAAGCAATGGCCATGATCGTTCGTGGCTTCGTTGAGCCAATCGCCAAGGAACTCCCAATGGAGTACGCACTTGAGCTCAACCGACTGATCGAACTGCAGATGGAAGGATCGGTGGGCTAA